From a region of the Flavobacterium branchiarum genome:
- a CDS encoding MFS transporter: MFKALKSKNFKLFFYGQSVSVIGTWLQKTAVSWMVYSISGSVFLLGLATFLSMIPSLFLAPLAGSIIGRYDRHRSMIILQSLAMFQAGALALLIYLKIYNINYILALSLFQGIINAFDMTCRQTMMIDIVDNKEDLPNAVALNSTLNNFARIAGPALAGIILHQYGEDICFIGNFLSYIPVIVSLLMMKMTPHIKATDKLKMLEDFIEGWDYVKKEREMARMLLMLMCSSLFVISFNTLMPVFAKDIFSGNAETFSWFESAAGIGSILSAIYLANLKTAKNMNKIMIAASLLMGFSIIILAYSNSLTIALICMGLSGVGMMAQTSSINIYIQTQSTVNMRSRSISYYLMAYQGMIPVGSLIIGYVSHTLGVRHTVAIQGIICIISVIVYVYYKSHKVSEDIETCSVRYKS; this comes from the coding sequence ATGTTTAAAGCGTTAAAATCAAAAAACTTCAAATTATTCTTTTACGGACAATCAGTATCGGTAATTGGGACATGGCTTCAAAAAACAGCCGTGAGTTGGATGGTTTATAGCATATCTGGATCGGTATTTTTATTAGGATTGGCTACTTTTTTAAGTATGATTCCTTCTTTGTTTCTAGCTCCTTTAGCCGGAAGTATTATTGGCCGTTACGACAGACACCGTAGCATGATTATTTTGCAATCTTTGGCAATGTTTCAGGCTGGTGCATTGGCTTTGCTTATTTATCTAAAAATATACAACATCAACTACATCTTAGCATTGAGTCTTTTTCAGGGAATAATAAATGCATTTGACATGACCTGCAGACAAACAATGATGATTGACATTGTTGATAATAAAGAAGATTTACCAAATGCTGTAGCCCTAAATTCAACTCTGAATAACTTTGCCCGAATTGCAGGTCCTGCTTTGGCTGGAATTATTTTGCATCAATATGGTGAAGACATCTGTTTTATTGGAAACTTCCTAAGTTATATTCCGGTTATAGTTTCTTTATTAATGATGAAGATGACGCCTCACATTAAAGCAACTGATAAACTCAAAATGCTTGAAGACTTTATCGAAGGTTGGGATTATGTAAAAAAAGAAAGAGAAATGGCAAGAATGCTTTTGATGTTAATGTGCAGTAGCTTGTTTGTTATTTCCTTCAATACACTGATGCCTGTTTTTGCGAAAGACATTTTTAGTGGTAATGCCGAAACGTTTAGTTGGTTTGAAAGCGCTGCTGGTATTGGTTCTATCCTATCGGCAATTTACCTTGCCAATTTAAAAACGGCAAAAAACATGAATAAAATAATGATAGCGGCCAGTCTTTTAATGGGTTTTAGTATTATTATTCTAGCGTATTCTAACAGCTTAACGATAGCGCTCATTTGTATGGGATTAAGCGGTGTCGGGATGATGGCCCAAACTTCATCGATAAATATATACATCCAAACTCAAAGCACAGTTAATATGCGTTCTAGAAGTATTAGCTACTACCTAATGGCTTATCAAGGAATGATTCCTGTGGGAAGTTTAATAATTGGGTATGTTTCTCACACACTTGGAGTACGCCACACGGTTGCAATACAGGGAATAATATGTATTATTTCGGTGATTGTTTATGTATACTACAAAAGTCACAAGGTATCAGAAGATATAGAAACTTGCTCTGTACGTTATAAATCGTAA
- a CDS encoding LysR substrate-binding domain-containing protein codes for MEIYQLQYFIKTAEVLHFTKAAELCFVTQSGLSQQIKKLEEELGMPLFVRIGKKVQLTEAGSVFLIHAKQVIESVQSSKQAIDDLNEMIGGELRIGVTYIFGLLVLPIVNLFARTYPNLKIVVEYGTTEPMQKKLLNNELDLVLLISSYEIEEPFHKVPLFTSNLVMAVSKSHELATLDTIAFKEIENIPLILPARGFNSREFLDDLFIKNNMKPRVSIELNAIHALFRLVEGGHWATVVTEKALKGWDNLKAIQITGVATKRDSFMLTIGGAYQKKAVKLFVEEFRKSM; via the coding sequence ATGGAAATTTATCAATTGCAATATTTTATTAAAACAGCCGAGGTACTTCACTTTACTAAAGCGGCTGAGTTGTGTTTTGTAACCCAATCGGGATTGTCACAACAAATAAAAAAACTCGAAGAAGAACTCGGAATGCCTTTGTTTGTAAGGATTGGAAAAAAGGTGCAACTCACCGAAGCTGGCTCTGTTTTCTTGATTCATGCCAAGCAGGTAATAGAAAGTGTGCAGAGTAGCAAGCAGGCGATTGATGATTTAAACGAAATGATTGGTGGCGAATTACGAATTGGAGTAACCTATATTTTCGGACTTTTGGTTTTGCCAATTGTCAATTTATTTGCCAGGACATATCCGAATTTAAAGATTGTAGTTGAATATGGAACTACAGAACCCATGCAGAAAAAACTATTGAATAATGAGCTAGACTTGGTTTTATTAATTTCTTCATATGAAATAGAAGAGCCATTTCATAAAGTTCCATTGTTTACTTCTAATCTGGTCATGGCGGTTTCTAAATCGCATGAATTGGCAACTTTAGATACAATTGCCTTTAAAGAAATTGAAAATATTCCGCTTATTTTACCAGCAAGAGGATTTAATTCCAGAGAATTTTTGGATGATTTGTTTATAAAGAATAATATGAAACCTCGAGTTTCTATAGAGTTAAATGCAATACATGCCTTATTTCGATTGGTAGAAGGAGGACATTGGGCGACAGTAGTAACAGAAAAAGCCCTAAAAGGCTGGGATAATCTTAAAGCAATTCAGATAACGGGAGTAGCCACCAAGAGAGATTCGTTTATGTTAACGATAGGAGGAGCATACCAAAAAAAGGCAGTAAAGCTTTTTGTAGAAGAATTTAGGAAAAGTATGTAA
- a CDS encoding Fic family protein translates to MVLKKLAVAHRALAELNGVAETIPNEVIVLNTLSLQEAKDSSAIENIITTHDELFSSDSIAQQFASTAAKEVFNYATALKEGFKSVRENKILTSNQIIEIQGILEETKAGFRKLPGTELKNGQTGEVVYTPPQNHDDIVSLMRNLELFINDDELTDLDPLIKMAIIHHQFESIHPFYDGNGRTGRIINILYLVKEDLLHLPILYLSRYINQNKANYYHLLQETRITQDWEPWILFILEAVEQTSKQTTAIIRGIKKLMMEYKKEIRENLPKIYSQDLINNLFKHPYTKIDFIVEDLGITRQTASKYLDQLIELKLITLHKIGKENFYINIALYNFLQNAPQKLKFK, encoded by the coding sequence ATAGTTCTTAAAAAATTAGCTGTAGCACATCGAGCACTTGCTGAACTTAACGGAGTAGCCGAGACAATCCCTAATGAAGTTATTGTACTCAACACTTTATCTTTACAGGAAGCAAAAGATAGTTCCGCTATTGAGAATATTATTACTACACATGATGAGTTATTTTCAAGTGACAGTATTGCACAACAGTTTGCAAGTACAGCCGCAAAAGAAGTTTTTAATTATGCCACAGCTTTAAAAGAAGGATTCAAGTCAGTCCGTGAAAATAAAATCTTAACTAGTAATCAAATAATTGAAATCCAAGGAATATTAGAAGAAACGAAAGCAGGATTTAGAAAATTGCCTGGAACAGAATTAAAAAATGGTCAGACTGGTGAAGTAGTTTATACTCCTCCACAAAACCATGACGATATAGTAAGTTTGATGCGTAATTTGGAACTTTTTATTAATGATGATGAATTAACGGATTTAGACCCATTAATTAAAATGGCAATCATTCACCATCAATTCGAAAGTATCCACCCTTTTTACGATGGGAATGGGCGTACAGGTAGAATTATCAATATTTTGTACCTAGTAAAAGAAGATCTATTACATTTACCTATCCTTTATCTAAGTAGGTACATTAATCAAAACAAAGCTAATTATTATCATTTATTACAAGAAACTCGAATAACTCAAGATTGGGAACCTTGGATTCTTTTTATACTTGAAGCCGTTGAACAAACCTCAAAACAAACAACAGCAATTATCCGAGGAATTAAAAAACTAATGATGGAGTATAAAAAAGAAATTCGTGAAAACTTACCCAAAATTTATTCTCAAGATTTAATTAACAATCTGTTTAAACATCCCTACACAAAAATTGATTTTATTGTTGAAGATTTAGGGATTACAAGACAAACGGCTTCAAAATACTTGGATCAATTAATAGAATTAAAACTGATTACTTTGCATAAAATAGGTAAAGAAAACTTTTATATTAATATTGCGCTTTATAACTTTTTACAAAATGCGCCACAAAAACTCAAGTTTAAATAA
- a CDS encoding type II toxin-antitoxin system MqsR family toxin, with amino-acid sequence MVLEREVKIFLSELKQFLKIWPIVFLHRPKNSLQNLADIGITAKRRLEIILDLEIEDYSQGPLSETQQNGTAMWVFGKVVKKTEVYIKLTVNKDSNHVICISFHIAEDTMNYPLKVK; translated from the coding sequence ATGGTTTTAGAAAGAGAAGTTAAAATTTTTTTAAGTGAGCTAAAGCAGTTCTTAAAGATCTGGCCTATAGTATTTTTGCATAGACCCAAAAATAGTTTGCAAAACCTTGCAGATATTGGTATTACAGCGAAAAGACGTCTGGAAATTATCCTAGACTTAGAAATAGAAGATTATTCCCAAGGTCCATTAAGTGAAACACAGCAAAATGGAACGGCAATGTGGGTGTTCGGTAAAGTAGTTAAAAAAACGGAAGTTTATATTAAATTAACTGTTAACAAAGATAGTAACCACGTAATTTGTATTTCATTTCATATTGCAGAAGATACAATGAATTATCCCTTAAAAGTCAAATAA
- a CDS encoding type II toxin-antitoxin system antitoxin SocA domain-containing protein, whose amino-acid sequence MKSPFTNEEMILLNEKSSLVFRNKEFQYVFHYYWCKETEEKITTTELDELNINQVYNQYRDLHNIPFPDEIYNIRKKYDLSANKMSLLLGLGPNSYRHYEKGEIPSLVIANLIQSIIVNHNVFKQLVEWNKELKDSDKVKILARIESVESKGNDENYAIEEYLNLSCGNLVPGKMTGYKKTNIHKLSEMVLFFTEKMQPTVTAMNKLLFYSDFLHYKETAYSISGSSYMAHNYGPVPVKFRTIYEYMADQQLIEFKCEDYGNGVIGERFCPTEHKKFNSELFNESEIKVLSVIADFFKGMNASQIMNESHKEKAWTENVKEKALIDYSYSFDLLVV is encoded by the coding sequence ATGAAAAGCCCATTTACTAATGAAGAAATGATTTTACTGAACGAAAAAAGTAGTTTAGTATTTCGTAATAAAGAATTTCAATATGTGTTTCATTATTATTGGTGTAAGGAAACAGAAGAAAAAATTACAACAACAGAATTAGATGAATTAAATATTAATCAGGTTTATAATCAATATAGAGATTTACATAATATACCTTTTCCTGATGAGATTTATAATATTAGAAAGAAATACGATTTATCAGCAAATAAAATGTCTTTATTGTTGGGTTTAGGGCCCAATAGTTACAGACATTATGAAAAAGGAGAAATTCCTAGTTTAGTTATTGCTAATTTAATTCAATCTATCATTGTAAATCATAATGTTTTTAAACAATTAGTGGAATGGAATAAAGAGTTGAAAGATTCAGATAAAGTTAAAATTTTAGCTAGAATTGAATCCGTAGAATCAAAAGGGAATGATGAAAATTACGCTATAGAAGAGTATTTAAATCTATCTTGTGGTAATTTGGTGCCAGGTAAGATGACTGGTTATAAAAAAACGAACATACATAAGTTGTCTGAAATGGTTTTATTTTTTACTGAAAAAATGCAACCAACAGTTACAGCAATGAATAAGCTTTTGTTTTATTCTGATTTTTTACATTATAAGGAAACTGCCTATTCAATAAGTGGGTCATCATACATGGCACATAATTATGGACCAGTTCCTGTTAAGTTTAGAACTATTTATGAATACATGGCTGACCAACAATTGATAGAATTTAAATGTGAAGATTATGGCAATGGTGTTATTGGCGAAAGATTTTGTCCAACTGAGCATAAAAAATTTAACTCAGAGCTGTTTAATGAATCTGAAATTAAAGTTTTATCTGTTATTGCGGATTTTTTTAAAGGCATGAATGCTTCGCAAATTATGAATGAAAGTCATAAAGAAAAGGCATGGACTGAAAATGTTAAAGAAAAAGCATTAATAGATTATAGTTATAGCTTCGACCTGTTAGTTGTTTAA
- a CDS encoding helix-turn-helix domain-containing protein — protein MSTATKPKHIGKNISRIRELKGMKQEALAFAIGLSQQSVSNIEASENVDEEKLIEIAKVLEVSVEAIKNFTEENVINYFNTIYDNDFSHSNGAIQSNHCTFNPLDKLMEAVEENKKLYERLLQSEKDKNEYLEKLLKGE, from the coding sequence ATGAGCACAGCAACAAAACCAAAACATATTGGCAAAAATATTAGCCGAATTAGAGAACTTAAAGGCATGAAACAAGAAGCGTTGGCTTTTGCAATTGGCTTATCTCAACAATCTGTTTCTAATATTGAAGCAAGCGAAAATGTTGATGAAGAAAAGCTTATTGAAATTGCAAAAGTGCTGGAAGTTTCTGTTGAAGCAATTAAAAATTTTACAGAAGAAAACGTGATTAATTATTTCAACACTATTTACGATAACGACTTTAGCCACAGTAATGGAGCTATACAATCAAATCATTGCACATTCAATCCATTAGATAAATTGATGGAAGCTGTAGAAGAAAACAAAAAACTCTACGAACGTTTATTACAGTCTGAAAAAGACAAAAACGAATATTTGGAGAAATTACTAAAAGGCGAATAA
- a CDS encoding GNAT family N-acetyltransferase has protein sequence MEFFKTTNEDIDAVFDIYNEATSYQKTVNNKSWRGFERALIEKEISEDRHFVIKEDGEVACTFVLTFNDLIIWKEASADPAVYLHRIATNPKFRGQSYVKKIIEWVKIYAKENNKSYIRLDTHSGNERINKYYMSCGFDFKGVSVIEWTNELPEHYKEGSFSLFEIKL, from the coding sequence ATGGAATTTTTTAAAACTACAAATGAAGATATCGATGCTGTTTTCGATATTTATAATGAAGCTACATCGTACCAAAAAACTGTTAATAATAAAAGCTGGAGAGGTTTTGAAAGAGCCTTAATAGAAAAAGAAATCTCCGAAGACCGTCATTTTGTAATCAAAGAAGATGGCGAAGTTGCCTGCACTTTTGTGCTTACTTTTAATGATTTAATTATTTGGAAAGAAGCCAGCGCAGATCCTGCTGTTTACCTACATCGAATTGCGACGAATCCTAAATTCAGGGGTCAATCGTATGTCAAAAAAATTATCGAATGGGTAAAAATATATGCCAAAGAGAATAACAAATCTTACATAAGATTAGACACTCATAGCGGCAACGAAAGAATAAACAAGTACTATATGAGTTGTGGTTTTGATTTCAAAGGCGTTAGCGTTATCGAGTGGACAAACGAATTACCCGAACATTACAAAGAAGGTTCTTTTAGCTTGTTTGAAATTAAATTGTAA
- a CDS encoding nitrilase family protein → MKNLKIATAQFENKSGDKNYNLSVIEKLSRKASSEGCDVIAFHECSITGYTFARHLSKKQMLNLAEVIPSGESILKLTEIAKNNNIVVLAGLFEKDEHDNLFKAYVCVDKNGLVAKYRKLHPFINPYLTAGDSYCIFEINGWKCGILICYDNNIIENVRATTLLGADIIFMPHVTMCTPSTRPGAGFVAPQLWENREADPTSLRLEFDGMKGRDWLMKWPPARAYDNAIYAVFSNPIGMDDDQLKNGCSMIIDPFGDVIAECRSFEDSFATAIITPEKCIQAGGNRYIKARRPDLYRDIIGQDHKSEQNVVWLNTDEKSKS, encoded by the coding sequence ATGAAAAATCTAAAAATAGCCACTGCTCAATTTGAAAATAAAAGTGGCGATAAAAACTATAATTTATCCGTAATCGAAAAGCTTTCGCGAAAAGCATCAAGCGAAGGTTGTGATGTAATTGCGTTTCACGAATGCTCCATCACAGGATATACATTTGCAAGGCACTTATCAAAAAAACAAATGCTAAACCTAGCAGAAGTCATCCCGAGCGGAGAAAGCATCTTAAAACTAACAGAAATAGCCAAAAACAACAACATAGTTGTATTAGCAGGACTTTTTGAAAAGGATGAACATGATAATTTATTCAAAGCCTATGTTTGTGTTGATAAAAATGGTTTGGTTGCAAAATACCGAAAACTACATCCGTTTATAAATCCGTACCTAACAGCTGGAGACAGCTATTGCATCTTTGAAATCAATGGTTGGAAATGCGGCATCCTAATTTGCTATGACAACAACATAATCGAAAACGTTCGAGCAACAACACTTTTAGGCGCCGACATTATTTTTATGCCCCACGTCACAATGTGCACGCCTTCTACCCGACCTGGTGCTGGTTTTGTGGCACCTCAACTTTGGGAAAACCGCGAAGCCGACCCAACTTCACTACGATTGGAATTCGACGGAATGAAAGGGCGCGATTGGTTAATGAAATGGCCACCTGCAAGAGCATACGATAATGCAATTTATGCCGTTTTCTCCAATCCAATTGGTATGGACGATGACCAACTAAAAAATGGTTGCTCAATGATTATTGATCCTTTTGGAGATGTAATTGCCGAATGCCGATCATTTGAAGACTCTTTTGCAACAGCAATTATTACTCCCGAAAAATGCATTCAAGCAGGAGGAAATCGCTACATAAAAGCAAGAAGACCAGATTTATATCGAGATATCATTGGTCAAGATCACAAATCGGAACAGAATGTAGTTTGGTTGAATACGGACGAAAAAAGTAAAAGCTAA
- a CDS encoding helix-turn-helix domain-containing protein, translated as MQVLPPKELSPYIKHYLFLENKGSDAQKLRLFSDGNTGVVFSLKSKLISGFNNYEAQNYLPTSFLYGQLNGFKDIYSGNEMAIAIVVFQPNGINQLLGITSSELRDTIVNIDAVFGQEGIELQEKLAEQATIQDRLNLLNHFFKTLEAKKPTSNQLIANASLNFILKTKGQFSLKQLVDYTGYTERHIERKFTECVGLNPKKFGNIVKIHGFLKLLKNKAEDTNLTTISYDAGFSDQSHLIREFKKHTGMTPKEYLHNAGKLTNNFIKTIPAKAT; from the coding sequence ATGCAAGTTTTACCACCAAAAGAATTATCGCCATATATTAAACATTATCTTTTTTTAGAGAATAAGGGAAGTGATGCTCAAAAACTGCGTTTATTTTCTGATGGCAATACAGGCGTTGTATTCTCTTTAAAAAGCAAACTCATTTCTGGTTTCAACAATTACGAAGCACAAAACTACTTACCAACTTCATTTTTATATGGCCAGCTAAATGGATTTAAAGACATTTACTCAGGTAACGAAATGGCTATTGCTATTGTAGTTTTTCAGCCCAACGGAATCAACCAATTATTAGGAATTACCAGTAGTGAATTACGGGATACTATCGTCAACATCGATGCAGTTTTTGGACAAGAAGGAATCGAACTTCAAGAAAAATTAGCAGAGCAAGCTACTATTCAGGATAGATTGAATCTTTTGAATCATTTTTTTAAAACGCTTGAAGCGAAAAAACCAACCTCAAATCAGCTAATAGCCAATGCATCATTGAATTTCATCCTAAAAACAAAAGGGCAATTTTCACTCAAACAATTGGTTGACTATACAGGTTATACCGAAAGACATATCGAACGAAAGTTTACAGAGTGTGTTGGGCTAAACCCCAAGAAATTTGGCAATATTGTAAAGATTCATGGTTTCTTAAAATTGCTAAAGAACAAAGCCGAAGACACAAATCTCACTACCATTTCCTATGATGCCGGATTCTCGGACCAATCGCATCTTATACGAGAATTTAAAAAACACACCGGAATGACTCCAAAGGAATATTTGCATAATGCGGGAAAACTAACAAACAACTTCATCAAAACAATTCCTGCAAAAGCAACGTAG
- a CDS encoding cysteine hydrolase family protein, with protein sequence MKLTSEELIVIIDPQKDFTDPNGAYAKRHSDTSTITEVKARINQLTKRINKDKFVIIYSNYQKDQFGIGLSMCIENTTGHEIDIDFDDSTKLIPKTQHSCFSSNGFENFLKTNNIQKITLCGFLAEYCVKETAIDGLTKGYKVALASKYIGTGDDVQHRKHETLLDLESKVAVIISTLFD encoded by the coding sequence ATGAAATTAACATCCGAAGAATTAATTGTAATTATTGATCCACAAAAGGACTTTACTGATCCTAATGGCGCTTACGCGAAAAGACATTCTGACACGAGTACTATAACCGAAGTCAAAGCAAGAATAAACCAATTAACGAAACGAATAAACAAAGATAAATTTGTAATTATCTATTCAAATTATCAAAAAGACCAATTCGGAATCGGACTATCAATGTGCATTGAAAACACTACTGGTCATGAAATTGACATCGATTTTGACGACAGTACAAAGTTAATTCCTAAAACGCAACATAGTTGCTTTAGCTCAAATGGATTCGAAAACTTCTTAAAAACCAACAACATACAAAAAATTACCCTCTGCGGTTTCCTAGCCGAATATTGCGTAAAAGAAACTGCGATTGACGGACTCACTAAAGGTTACAAAGTTGCATTAGCATCAAAATACATCGGAACTGGTGATGATGTTCAACATAGAAAGCATGAAACACTACTCGATTTAGAAAGCAAAGTAGCCGTAATAATTAGTACCCTTTTTGATTAA
- a CDS encoding arylamine N-acetyltransferase family protein, producing MAKQSNFNQIDSDNFVLQDYLDRIHFVDDIKSNIESIAKLMQCQLFTVPFEDLDVQAGKTISLAGNDIVDKIINRNRGGYCYELNGLFAMALQKMSIPYRFIAARPLVNPIENPKTHMAIIVTVEGEDYLIDLGFGGNGIREPLKLNDTTAVKQGTETFALAKTENGEYLLQTLLHNEWKDLYSFDLSLQKWIDFKPANHFNSTHPDSFFTQNLVVVLQNPLGKKILFKNTFKSIENGKAHGYTFEKEKLNDILATEFNLES from the coding sequence ATGGCAAAACAATCTAATTTCAATCAGATAGATTCAGACAATTTTGTTTTACAAGATTATTTGGATAGAATTCATTTTGTTGACGATATAAAATCAAATATCGAAAGCATTGCTAAGTTAATGCAATGCCAGTTATTCACCGTTCCTTTTGAAGACTTAGATGTTCAGGCTGGAAAAACAATTTCTTTAGCAGGAAATGATATTGTCGATAAAATCATTAATCGCAATCGCGGAGGCTATTGTTATGAGCTCAATGGCTTATTTGCCATGGCACTTCAAAAAATGAGTATTCCGTATCGATTTATTGCGGCACGTCCGTTAGTAAATCCTATTGAGAATCCTAAAACACATATGGCAATTATTGTAACAGTTGAAGGCGAAGACTATTTAATCGATTTGGGCTTTGGTGGCAACGGAATAAGAGAACCATTAAAACTAAACGACACTACAGCTGTAAAACAAGGCACTGAAACTTTTGCTTTGGCAAAAACAGAAAACGGAGAGTATCTGCTACAAACTTTATTACACAATGAATGGAAAGACTTATATTCTTTTGATTTATCTCTTCAAAAATGGATTGATTTTAAACCTGCCAATCATTTCAATTCAACACATCCCGATTCCTTTTTCACACAAAACCTAGTTGTTGTTTTACAGAATCCATTGGGTAAAAAAATACTATTTAAAAACACCTTCAAATCTATTGAAAACGGAAAAGCGCATGGATATACTTTCGAAAAAGAAAAACTAAACGATATTTTAGCAACTGAGTTTAATCTAGAAAGTTAG
- a CDS encoding GNAT family N-acetyltransferase yields the protein MEITIRQENENDYPKVFKIIEEAFKNEEYSDHKEQFLVEKLRKSDAFIPELSLVAEVDNEIVGHILLTKLQIENKDQTFESLALAPVSVKPEFQGKGIGSKLILESHAIAKKLGYKSIILLGHENYYPRFGYEQTSKYNIEMPFDVPAANCMVISLTENGLNGVSGTVKYPAPFLE from the coding sequence ATGGAAATCACAATACGTCAAGAAAACGAAAATGATTACCCTAAGGTTTTCAAAATCATCGAAGAAGCATTTAAAAATGAAGAATACAGCGATCATAAAGAACAATTTCTAGTTGAAAAACTACGGAAATCAGATGCTTTTATTCCCGAATTATCGCTTGTTGCTGAAGTCGATAATGAAATCGTAGGGCATATTTTGCTAACCAAATTACAAATCGAAAACAAAGACCAAACCTTTGAATCTTTAGCTTTGGCACCTGTTTCTGTAAAACCAGAATTTCAAGGCAAAGGAATTGGTTCAAAACTGATTCTTGAAAGTCATGCAATAGCAAAAAAATTAGGTTATAAATCGATTATCCTTTTAGGACACGAAAACTATTATCCGAGATTTGGCTATGAACAAACTAGCAAATACAATATCGAAATGCCTTTTGACGTTCCTGCTGCAAACTGTATGGTTATTTCATTAACCGAAAACGGATTAAATGGCGTAAGCGGAACAGTAAAATATCCTGCTCCGTTTTTAGAATAA
- a CDS encoding PhzF family phenazine biosynthesis protein, with protein MKLNLYQIDAFTDKIFGGNPACVVPLENWLPDEILLKITQENAVAETAFYVVNGKRIHLRWFTPEIEMDLCGHATLATAHTLKSILNYPEDTIVFDTLSGELIVTVDNDLYTLDFPSRKPVPTELPEIIKNSLNLQPKTVLKSRDYVLIYETEQEIKDLVIDRQTFDKINLDLGGVVVTAKGDHCDFVSRYFTSQSSILEDPVTGSAHCSLIPYWSEQLGKKEMHAKQISERKGTLYCVDNGERVLISGKARTYSTGTFWTE; from the coding sequence ATGAAATTAAACTTATATCAAATAGATGCGTTTACAGATAAAATATTTGGAGGAAATCCAGCCTGCGTTGTTCCGCTAGAAAACTGGTTACCTGATGAAATCCTTTTAAAAATTACGCAAGAAAATGCCGTTGCCGAAACCGCTTTCTACGTTGTTAATGGCAAAAGAATTCATTTACGTTGGTTTACACCCGAAATTGAAATGGACTTATGCGGTCATGCGACACTCGCAACAGCTCACACTTTAAAATCAATACTGAACTATCCAGAAGACACGATTGTATTTGATACTTTGAGTGGTGAATTAATTGTAACAGTCGATAATGACCTATACACATTAGATTTTCCATCAAGAAAACCTGTTCCCACTGAACTCCCAGAAATCATCAAAAATTCGCTTAACCTACAACCCAAAACAGTTTTAAAATCTAGAGATTATGTTTTAATATACGAAACCGAGCAAGAGATTAAAGACCTTGTAATCGACAGACAAACTTTTGACAAAATAAACCTTGATCTTGGTGGTGTAGTAGTAACTGCAAAAGGAGACCATTGCGACTTTGTTTCAAGATATTTCACCTCGCAATCTTCTATTTTAGAAGATCCCGTTACAGGTTCTGCCCATTGTTCGTTAATTCCATATTGGAGCGAACAACTAGGAAAAAAAGAAATGCATGCGAAACAAATATCAGAAAGAAAAGGCACTTTGTATTGCGTTGATAATGGTGAAAGAGTATTAATAAGCGGAAAAGCAAGAACCTATTCTACAGGAACATTCTGGACAGAATAA
- a CDS encoding tautomerase family protein — protein sequence MPFVRISLPKRLSQETKNNISISVHESLIQEFNIPQDDYFHVIEELETTQIKFPKNYLGIAHTENIIYLQITAGQGRTKEQKERLYAQIATRISNTTEIQKSDIIIILLENNGNENWSFGNGEIQEPKHLKNK from the coding sequence ATGCCATTTGTTAGAATAAGTTTACCAAAAAGATTATCACAAGAAACCAAAAATAACATCTCAATCTCGGTACACGAGTCATTAATTCAGGAATTCAATATTCCGCAAGACGATTATTTTCATGTAATTGAAGAACTCGAAACGACACAAATTAAATTTCCGAAAAACTATCTTGGCATAGCACATACAGAAAACATTATTTATCTTCAAATAACAGCAGGACAAGGAAGAACAAAAGAACAAAAAGAGAGATTATATGCTCAAATTGCAACTAGAATCTCCAATACCACCGAAATTCAAAAAAGTGATATTATCATAATTTTACTTGAAAACAATGGAAATGAAAATTGGTCATTTGGAAATGGAGAAATACAAGAACCAAAGCATTTAAAAAATAAGTAA